A window of Juglans regia cultivar Chandler chromosome 7, Walnut 2.0, whole genome shotgun sequence contains these coding sequences:
- the LOC118348918 gene encoding uncharacterized protein LOC118348918: protein MVRPRRQANVPEDELSRGERDDAIARALNRMSDLYEQNFRPPQGDLNRAVQVGCTYERFLAHRTPAFTGEEDPMRARRWILDLERTFEVCGCTEVQMVLYASYMLQGEAAYWWETKRSLLEMEFGSLAAVSWQRFKKEFDDRYFPVSVRRQKAREFNNLVQGGMTVEQYATKFMELGRFAPHLIATEELQVERFMEGLRPEVRRQVACLQIVEFQKLVDLASIAERESSFVVGSPPGQKRRSYLGEGSSSGSPQKFVQRTGTRPQTTSGVRAGGRTPVCPRCSRAHEGDCGQRGIQCFRCGQPGHFARECPSLVQGGQGGQGGRGGRRGGRGNQRQLVQARVYAVTPGDVDYEAPETHDAGVITGRVRLYDFYACTLFDSGASQSFVSATFARMCNLVTEPLPQSLVVALPNSEIVCCSKVALGCPLDLGGRTLDADLIVFKLLGFDIILGMDWLYRYSANIDCRRRVIGFQLSDVDYLEFVGSKLKARPSVISAVQAKRDIACGADAFLVQVVSTPSEKKSLADIPVVEEFPDVFVDELPGLPPVRDMEFVINLEPGAAPVHKAPCRMAPAELKELKTQLQELVDKGFIQPSTSPWGAPVLFVKKKDGTLRMCIDYRELNKVTIKNKYPLPRIDDLFDQLQGAAVFSKIDLRSGYYQLRIRDKDVPKTAFRTRYGHYEFKVMSFGLANAPAAFMDLMNRVFRPFLDSFVVVFLDDILIYSRDLEEHACHLRLALGKLREHQLYAKLSKCEFWLEEVKFLGHVISQEGVAVDPSKVEAVLSWPRPSTVREIRSFLGLAGYYRRFVEGFSRLSGPLTALTRKNTEFVWSDKCERSFQELKRRLTMAPVLALPEPHKPFVIFSDASKFGLGCVLMQEGRVVAYASRQLKIHERNYPTHDLELAAIVFALKIWRHYLYGESCEVFTDHKSLKHLFTQKNLNMRQRRWLELISDYQCEIKYHPGKANLVADALSRMYRDLKRNFWWEGMKLDIALFIEKCDTCRRVKAEHQRPAGRLQPLPIPEWKWDDISMDFVVGLPRTPSGKNSIWVIVDRLTKSAHFLPVNNTDSLGKLTRLYVKEIVRLHGVPKSIVTKMAEAQSRQKSYADTRRRDLSFEEGDWVYLKVSPMKGVKRFGKKGKLSPRYVGPFQIVEKVGLVAYRVALPDYFGDVHDVFHVSSLKKSFGQQEPRFVDPERIQLQPNLTYEVAPTQIVDRKEQRLRSKTIPMV from the exons ATGGTGAGACCAAGAAGGCAAGCTAATGTGCCCGAAGATGAGCTATCCAGGGGTGAAAGAGACGATGCCATTGCAAGGGCGTTGAATAGGATGTCAGACTTGTACGAGCAGAATTTCCGACCGCCGCAAGGAGATCTAAATAGAGCGGTCCAAGTGGGGTGCACCTATGAGCGCTTCCTGGCGCATAGGACTCCTGCCTTTACTGGGGAGGAGGATCCAATGCGAGCTAGGAGGTGGATTCTAGATTTGGAAAGGACCTTTGAAGTCTGTGGGTGTACTgaggtccagatggttttgtaTGCAAGTTATATGCTACAAGGTGAAGCAGCATATTGGTGGGAGACCAAGCGGTCACTCCTAGAAATGGAGTTCGGATCCTTGGCTGCTGTGTCCTGGCAGCGGTTTAAAAAGGAATTTGATGATCGATACTTTCCTGTTTCAGTGAGAAGGCAGAAGGCTcgggagtttaataatttggttCAAGGAGGTATGACGGTCGAGCAATATGCAACGAAATTTATGGAGCTTGGACGGTTCGCTCCTCACCTCATTGCCACCGAAGAGCTGCAGGTGGAGCGTTTTATGGAGGGTCTGCGCCCTGAAGTACGCAGACAAGTGGCTTGTCTCCAGATTGTGGAATTTCAGAAGTTGGTAGACTTGGCCAGTATCGCAGAGCGCGAGAGTAGCTTTGTAGTGGGCTCCCCTCCAGGTCAGAAAAGACGGAGTTATCTTGGTGAAGGAAGCAGTTCTGGATCGCCACAGAAATTTGTTCAGAGGACCGGGACCCGTCCACAGACAACCTCCGGTGTTCGTGCAGGAGGCCGGACTCCAGTATGCCCGAGATGTAGTAGAGCCCATGAGGGTGATTGTGGTCAAAGGGGCATTCagtgttttagatgtggccagCCGGGTCACTTTGCTCGGGAGTGTCCCAGTCTAGTTCAAGGAGGTCAAGGTGGTCAAGGAGGACGAGGAGGTCGTCGAGGTGGAAGGGGCAACCAGAGACAGTTGGTACAAGCCCGAGTTTATGCGGTGACTCCTGGCGACGTGGATTATGAGGCTCCAGAGACCCATGATGCTGGAGTGATTACTG GAAGAGTTCgtctatatgatttttatgcttgTACTTTGTTTGATTCTGGGGCGTCCCAATCTTTTGTGTCTGCCACGTTTGCACGAATGTGCAATTTGGTTACAGAACCTCTACCACAATCCTTAGTTGTGGCTCTTCCTAATAGCGAGATCGTGTGTTGCTCCAAGGTTGCTTTGGGTTGTCCTTTGGATCTTGGTGGAAGGACACTGGATGCAGATTTGATTGTATTCAAGTTGCTTGGTTTCGAtataattttgggtatggattggctgtatCGTTATTCTGCGAATATTGATTGTAGAAGACGAGTAATTGGTTTTCAACTCTCGgatgtggattatttagaattcgtGGGAAGTAAGTTAAAGGCAAGACCATCAGTTATATCAGCAGTTCAAGCTAAGAGAGATATAGCTTGTGGGGCAGATGCTTTTTTGGTCCAAGTCGTATCTACACCATCTGAGAAGAAATCTTTAGCGGATATTCCAGTGGTGGAAGAATTTCCCGATGTGTTCGTGGATGAGTTACCTGGATTGCCTCCCGTTCGTGACATGGAATTTGTTATTAATCTGGAACCCGGGGCGGCTCCTGTGCATAAGGCTCCTTGCCGCATGGCACCGGCcgagttaaaagagttgaagactCAATTGCAAGAATTGGTTGACAAAGGATTTATTCAGCCTAGTACTTCGCCCTGGGGAGCGCCTGTtttgtttgtcaagaagaaagatggtaCTCTCAGAATGTGCATAGACTATCGGGAGCTTAACAAGGTGACTATCAAGAACAAGTACCCTCTTCCAAGAATTGATGATctgtttgatcagcttcagggAGCAGCTGTCTTTTCAAAGATTGACTTGAGATCGGGGTACTATCAGCTGAGGATAAGGGATAAGGACGTGCCCAAGACTGCTTTCAGGACgaggtatgggcattatgaatttaaagtGATGTCTTTTGGGTTAGCGAACGCTCCAGCcgcttttatggatttaatgaatcgGGTGTTTCGACCCTTTTTGGACtcttttgtggtggtgtttctTGACGACATTCTGATTTATTCCCGAGACTTGGAAGAGCATGCTTGTCACCTTCGTCTGGCGCTTGGGAAATTAAGAGAGCATCAATTGTACGCTAAGTTGAGCAAGTGTGAATTCTGGTTAGAAGAAGTTAAGTTTCTTGGGCATGTGATTTCTCAAGAAGGGGTGGCTGTAGATCCTAGTAAAGTAGAAGCTGTTTTGTCATGGCCTCGCCCTTCAACAGTTCGTGAGATACGAAGTTTCTTGGGACTTGCCGGTTACTATCGAAGATTTGTGGAAGGTTTTTCTCGACTATCAGGACCTCTCACTGCTTTGACTAGGAAGAATACGGAGTTTGTATGGTCTGACAAATGTGAGAGaagttttcaagagttgaagagaagattgacaatggcacctgttttggcacttccagagccacacaagccatttgtgatttttagtgatGCATCCAAATTCGGGTTGGGATGCGTTCTTATGCAAGAGGGACGGGTTGTTGCTTACGCATCTCGTCAGTTGAAAATTCATGAAAGGAATTATCctacacatgatttggagttggcggcaatagtttttgctcttaagatttggcggcattatctgtatggtgaATCCTGTGAAGTTTTTactgatcacaagagtttgaagcatttgtttactcagaagaatctcaatatgaggcAGAGACGGTGGTTAGAGTTGATTAGCGACTACCAgtgtgagatcaagtatcatccaggaaaggcgaatctagtcgctgatgctttgagtaga atgtatcgagatttaaagaggaatttctggtgggaaggaatgaagttggacatcgctttgtttattgagaaatgtgacacgtgtCGTCGAGTAAaagctgagcatcaaagacctgctggtagactccaacctctccctattcctgagtggaagtgggatgatatttctatggattttgttgtgggtttaccgaggactcctagtgggaagaactcaatttgggtgattgttgatcggttgaccaagagtgcccatttcttgcctgttaataatactgactctttgggtaagttgactcgattatatgtcaaggagatagtgcgtttgcatggagtacccaagagtatcgt gactaaaatggcagaagcacaaagtcgccagaagagttacgcagatacaagaagaagagacttatcctttgaagaaggtgattgggtttatcttaaagtctctcctatgaaaggtgttaagcgctttggtaagaaaggaaagcttagtccaagatatgttggcccttttcagatcgtagagaaagttgggcttgttgcttatagagttgccttgccggattattttggggatgttcatgatgtgtttcatgtgtcttcgttgaagaagagttttggacagcaagagccacgttttgttgaccctgaacgcattcaacttcagcctaaccttacttatgaagttgccccgacgcagatTGTAGATcggaaagagcaaagattaaggtccaagacaatacctatggtg